The following proteins are encoded in a genomic region of Periophthalmus magnuspinnatus isolate fPerMag1 chromosome 23, fPerMag1.2.pri, whole genome shotgun sequence:
- the LOC117391960 gene encoding ras-related protein Rap-1b, whose amino-acid sequence MREYKLVVLGSGGVGKSALTVQFVQGIFVEKYDPTIEDSYRKQVEVDGQQCMLEILDTAGTEQFTAMRDLYMKNGQGFALVYSITAQSTFNDLQDLREQILRVKDTEDVPMILVGNKCDLEEERVVAKESGLGLARQWNSCAFLETSAKSKINVNEVFYDLVRQINRKSPAPGKTRKKSTCQLL is encoded by the exons ATGCGTGAATACAAGCTGGTTGTGTTGGGATCAGGAGGCGTTGGGAAGTCAGCTCTG ACTGTCCAGTTTGTTCAGGGAATCTTTGTGGAGAAATATGACCCAACGATAGAAGATTCATATAGGAAG CAAGTTGAGGTTGATGGGCAGCAGTGTATGTTGGAAATCCTTGACACAGCTGGAACA GAGCAGTTCACTGCGATGAGAGACTTGTACATGAAAAACGGTCAGGGCTTTGCCCTGGTTTACTCCATCACAGCTCAGTCAACCTTTAATGACCTCCAGGATCTTCGAGAACAGATTCTTAGAGTGAAAGATACAGAGGAT gTTCCCATGATCCTAGTTGGTAATAAATGTGACCTGGAGGAGGAGCGAGTGGTCGCCAAAGAGTCTGGCCTGGGCCTTGCTCGCCAGTGGAACTCCTGTGCTTTTCTGGAGACCTCAGCCAAGAGCAAGATCAATGTCAACGAG GTCTTCTATGACCTTGTGCGCCAGATAAACAGAAAAAGTCCAGCACCTGGAAAAACTCGCAAAAAGTCCACCTGTCAACTTCTCTAA